TCCAGCTCGCGCACCACTTCCACTTTCTCTTCTGTTTCCAGTAACGCAGGGGGTTTATAATATTTCTCCAACGCCTGCTGTGTCATCGACTGAATGACTTCATGCACATCTGTATAGAAGGTTTCTTTCTTTTCTTCATCTTCCGGAAATGTGATAAAGTCTCTCATTGCGCCTTCCATCTGAATCATATCGCTTATATCAAAGTTGATGCATAATGCCCCAATGACTTCATTCTTTTGATTCTTTAAGAAGACAGTAGAAGATTTCATAACCGACCCTTTTTGAGACACTGTTTTATAGTTCGCATAATCTGTTACTACTTTTTTCTGCAGCTGTTCAAGAACCAGATCTGTTATTGGGGAACCAATATTTCGCCCGGTCAATGTCCCCGCCAGATGAATTAAAGAACTTTCCAGGTTACTAAAATCATGTACAGCGACTTCACACTTCGCTCCAAACATTTCTACTAAAATATCTGCTGTCCTAATCGCATGGTCAAAAACTAAAGCGCTTTCATTGTTCATAGTAAACTCTCCTCTCCCGTAGCTATTTAAATTATTAATCAATTCAAATAACTTAAGTTCATATCACCAGACATTTTTTAGATTGCAACACTTTTTTAACACTTACAATATTTTTGTAACTCAAAAAATTCTTTAATTGACTGCAAAATTGCTTTCCATTCGTATTCTTCGCTCATCAGGTCCGATTGAAAGTTTTTATATTGCATAAAAAAAATAACTGACCGACAATTTTACATTTCGTCGGTCAGTTATTTTTTTAATTATATCAGCTGTTTCACTAATTCACGGTTTCGTTCTTTGAACAGCTCATTATGGGATGAAACCATACCGTTTTGATTCGCTTCCGGATCAATATAAGTCTTGGCGCAGTTCACAGCATTTGCAGCATCTTGGAAAGCTCCCGCGATTAAATGCAGCTTGCCATCATGACTCAGTACATCTCCCGCCGCATATAAACCTTCTACGGATGTAGCACTTGTGCAGGATCCCGCAATTTGCTGATGCTCTGTCAGTTCCATGCCGAGCTGCTGATTGCCAATCAGCGAAGTATCTCGCTCATATCCGTGATTAATGATTACTTCATCCACAGCAATCATTGCTGCTGTGCCACCCTTGTTGTGCTGCAATTCCACTTTTTCTATTGCCGTGTGATCGTCAGATGCGATAAACCGGACAATATTCGTATTGAAATGACAGACGACACCGCTCTCAAGCAATTGCCGAACTTGCGCTTCGTGACCGTTCAATTGGTCTTTACGATAGGTAAGATACACTTTCTTTGCAATAGGCTGCAGTTCATTCGCCCAGTCGATTGCTGCGTTGCCGCCGCCAGAAATTAGAACAGTCTTGTCTTTAAATCTCCCCAATGACTTTACCGTATAGTTCAAATTTGTCACTTCAAAGCGTTCTGCACCTTCCACTTCAATCTTCTGAGGATTTAATATGCCGGTCCCTGTAGCCAAAATGACTGTCTTGCTGTAGTGAACCGTTCCAGCAGTGCCGTGCAAGGCAAAATAATTGTCCGAAGTCTTTTCGATCTTTACGATTTTTTCATTGAGCACAACCTCCGGATTAAATGTGAGTCCTTGCGTCACAAGCTGTTCAATGATCTGTGCTCCAGGTGCCGGTGTAATGCCGCCTATGTCCCATATCATTTTTTCTGGGTAGACATGAATCTTTCCGCCAAGCTGCGGCTGATATTCAATAATTTTTGCCTTCATTTCACGCAATCCACTATAAAATGCAGCATATAACCCCGCAGGTCCGCCGCCAATAATCGTTACATCCAGTAGCTCATTTTGCTTCATTTCATCTTCTCCCTTTAAAAAGTTATTGACATCGGCAGTCTTTCAATCTATAGTTTTCATTGTACTGATACTGATAATCATTATCAATGATTATTTAGTAGGAAAGGTTGGA
The Sporosarcina sp. P33 genome window above contains:
- a CDS encoding transcriptional regulator, which gives rise to MNNESALVFDHAIRTADILVEMFGAKCEVAVHDFSNLESSLIHLAGTLTGRNIGSPITDLVLEQLQKKVVTDYANYKTVSQKGSVMKSSTVFLKNQKNEVIGALCINFDISDMIQMEGAMRDFITFPEDEEKKETFYTDVHEVIQSMTQQALEKYYKPPALLETEEKVEVVRELESKGAFLIKGATEYAASVLGVSKFTIYNYLQKVRTEHSFNSK
- a CDS encoding NAD(P)/FAD-dependent oxidoreductase codes for the protein MKQNELLDVTIIGGGPAGLYAAFYSGLREMKAKIIEYQPQLGGKIHVYPEKMIWDIGGITPAPGAQIIEQLVTQGLTFNPEVVLNEKIVKIEKTSDNYFALHGTAGTVHYSKTVILATGTGILNPQKIEVEGAERFEVTNLNYTVKSLGRFKDKTVLISGGGNAAIDWANELQPIAKKVYLTYRKDQLNGHEAQVRQLLESGVVCHFNTNIVRFIASDDHTAIEKVELQHNKGGTAAMIAVDEVIINHGYERDTSLIGNQQLGMELTEHQQIAGSCTSATSVEGLYAAGDVLSHDGKLHLIAGAFQDAANAVNCAKTYIDPEANQNGMVSSHNELFKERNRELVKQLI